The Pseudanabaena sp. PCC 6802 genomic interval ACCTCAACCTAATCTGCAAGAGGTCTATTGAAAGCCAAATTCGGCAAGAGCAGGCTCTGGATCGCATCATTGAAAGCCAGATTCGGCAAGAGCAGACTCTGGACAAAGTTAACCAGACTCTCGATCGCGTTGTGGAAAGTCAAGCAAAAGATCGGCAACTCATAGAGCAGTTAGCAGAAATAGCCGCTAAACAGGCGAAAACTGTTGACAAATTGATCGATCGGCATAGCTGAAGGGATAGGGATAGCCCCAGCTATCCTTACTCGTACCAGATTTGCTCGATCCGATCGGCGATCGCCTCTGCCTCTGCATAGTCGTCGGCTAAAACTGTGGCGTGACCGAGCTTGCGTCCTGGCTTGGAGTTGAGTTTGCCGTACCAGTGTAGGAATGTGTTGGGTATTTGGGCAATTTGTTGCCGTTTGCTGTTATAGGTACTATTGCTAATTTCATAGCCCAGTAAATTCACCATAATTGCGACTGGGCTGGTCATGTGCGTGTCGCCCAGGGGCATACCGCTGACAACTCGTAACAACTGCGCAAATTGAGATGTGGGGCAAGCTTCGATGGTGTAATGTCCGGAATTATGGGTGCGCGGCGCAATTTCATTGACGCTGACCTCGTCATCGCCAGACAGGAATAGCTCGATTCCAAATATACCAACCAGATTCAAGCTAGAGACGATATTTTTAGCGATCGCCTCTGCCCTAATTGTTACTTCTGGGGCCACTCGGGCGGGGGCGATCGTGCGACGACAGACCTGGTCTACTTGCTGCGTTTCCACAACCGGATAGATGGCACGCGCTCCTGACTCAGACCGTGCCACCATCACGGCCAACTCTGCTTTGAAATTCACGTATGCCTCTAGCAAGGCGGGGGCTTTCCCCATAGCCTCCCATGCTATTAGTAATTCGCTCTCAGATTTCACAATGCTGGTGCCCTTGCCGTCATAGCCATGTCGCCGTGCCTTCAGGACGGATGGGTAACCCAGGATCTGGGCTGCTTCTAGCAGATCTGACTCGTCGGAGATCGATAGGAAATTAGGAGTGGGAATATGATTTTTTTTGAGATGCTGCCGCTGGGTATATTTATCTACCAACATGCCCAGCATCTCTAGTGTTGGCAAAAACTTAACCCCTACGCGCTCTAGCTCTGCCAGTTGTTTCAGATTGACAAATTCATTTTCAAACGTGATCGCATCGCTCATTTGAGCGATCGCCCTGGTGGCAGCAAAGTCATCAATTTCACCAATTACCATGCGATCCGACGCTGCTGCCGCCGGTTCATCTTTATTCGCTGCCTGAACGACTAAAGCTAAGCCTAGTTGTTTGGCAGCGATCGCCATCATCCACGCAAGCTGACCGCCGCCAATTACACCTATTCTTTTTAGCAATCTGCGATCGCCCATAATTTCCAAAACTTGACCCAAGCTTGCCTTACTGCCAACAGTCATTATATAGCCATGGACAGATCTGTTAGGACAGGGGGCGTGGGGGCGCAGCCCCCACGCAGGGGTTTCACCCCTCCCTACACCCCGTCCTAAGCCTGTTGGCTATAGCTATATTGGTGTATGAACTGCAAGGAAACCTGATTTTTTAAACTAGAGGGTGCCATGAGCAAGAACTTAGAGTCAACCAGTAAGTTTTTAAGCCTGGTTCTCCGACATCGACCTGAGACAATCGGGCTTGCCTTAGACGAGGCAGGTTGGGCCAATGTTGAGAGCCTGATCGAGCTAGCAACAAAGCATAAACACCCACTATCCCGCGAACTAATAGAAGAAATTGTCGCTAAAAATGATAAAAAGCGATTTTCTCTTAGTGCGGATAGCTCGTCTATTCGTGCCAATCAGGGACATTCGGTTAAGGTTAATTTGGGTTTAGCTATTGCTGTACCTCCCGAGCTTCTGTACCACGGCACAGCAACCCGTTTTATCGAGTCAATTAAGTTACATGGTTTGATCCCTGGCTCCAGACAGCACGTTCATCTTTCATTTGACATTGAAACGGCTGCTAAAGTGGGACAACGACATGGCAAACCGATAGTTTTAATTGTAAAGGCATTGCAAATGTATGAATCTGGGCGATCGTTCTATCTGTCAGATAATGGCGTTTGGTTAACTGAGTCAGTTCCAACGACTTTCATACAATTTCCTTAATCGTTCCTTTGCTATATTAGTTGCGGGTATTTTTTTCTTGAGAGAGTTTTTCTATAGAAATAGGGGTTGATGCTCCTATTTCTAGTTTCTGCTGCTCTTTAAAGTTAGCGATCGCTCGCTCGAATGCTTGGTCGGGATCGACTTTAACTGTTTGTCGATCTGTTGTCGTGCCACCTGAGAGCCAGTCGATTGCAGATTTAACGCTTTCTACTGGAGTAACTGTAACCTCTTTGCCAAACCGCAAAAATTCCATGCTGCTACCGCTCAGAGGAGCGCTAGTTGGGCGCATTTCCTGTAATGTTTGGTGCGATAATGGCACGCTATTGCTACTGGAGCCGTTTGACCCGATTGCTATTTGCGCATCCAAGCTCGATGGCACAAATACAGTAAAAACCGCCATCATACTGCCACAAATGGCAGCGTATAGAATTTTAGGTTGCATCTCTAGTTTTACTCCACGTAACGAACACCTTGCTGACAGTACTTGACGTTTATTTTGCTTGGGAAAGTGCCAAGTTTAATGCGAATCTTAATTAATCTTTAGATTTTGGAAGTATAAACTTTGTAGCGTGGGATACTATTAAATATTTCGTAACTATTACTTATCTATTATTTATTCAATCCAAGGGAGATTAGGAGGGTAGGAGATATGACCGAGTTTTCTGATTTTTTGAGACATCGATTTGCCTACGTCGCAGTCGGAGAATTTAAGCCCGGTAAATTTGCTGAAGCCAAACAGCTTTTTGAACAGGCGATCGCCACTTACTCACAAGGATTCAAAGGAGCTTATTTACTCCAAGAACCAGGGACTGATAAGGGAGTTGCGATTATCTTTTGGGAAAACATGGAAGACATCGAGGCAAACCAAACTGACGTTTACAAAGAAATTCTCAACAAGATGTCCCACCTTTTTGCCAAAGCCCCAAAGACAGCTTTCCACGAAGTCTGTAGCCTTATCCACCCATCTGTCGCATCAAGCGCCCTAAATTAGATGGGAGTTAGGATGGAACTCATACGGACATAACCAGGACTTCATCACCCGCTGGCACGTAGGTTTGATTGACTCGCAATACCGCTAGTCCGTTTGTACCGGCCAAACTGACTGGGTTCCCAGAGCTATAGTTGCTAGCAGGTGTAAATTGCCAATATCCATCTGACAAGCTAAGATTGCCCCATAGATAGGTTTCTCGTCTACCCTGTGCATGTAGATCGCCTAGCGCGATCGCTTTGATAAATTTGGGATGCCAGTGTGATTTCTCCGCTCCACCGAGCTTTGCGATCGCCCCTCGCACAAACCGCCAAAAGCAAACCATTGCCGAGGCAGGATTGCCCGGTACGCCGAAGTATAGTTTCGATCTTTGCGATTTTCTATCTGGTGCCTCAGCTTGAGACCGAGCGGGGATCGTAGCAACAGTAAGTGGTTTGCCAGGTTTAATCGCACAAGCGCGGATACAAATATCTGCCCCAATCCGATCTAGCAAGCGATCGACATAGTCATAATCACCTACAGAAACGCCACCCGAGGAGATAACTACATCGGCAACGGCGATCGCCCGTGTTATAGCCGCCAATAATTCTTCCTGACGATCTGGTACTATGCCGATTGGGTAAGCGATCGCACCTGCTTGTTTAACTAAGGCAGTGAGAGCGTATTGATTGGAATCAATAATTTGACCTGGGGTCAAGGAACGATCTGCGTAAAGATCGACAAGCTCGCTACCTGTAGATAAAATTGCCACAACGGGCTGGCGGTAGACATCCACTATCTTACATTGCGCCGCTGCCAGCACGCCTAGCTCTGAAGCAGAGATTCTCGCGCCGGACGGTATGAGAGTAGAACCAGCACGGTAAAATTCGCCCCTACGCCTTACGTAGTCGCCTTGTTGCGGTTCGATCTTGAGATTAAGCGAATTCCCATCTCTTTCAGCGTCCTCCTGCATCACAACCGTATCCGCTCCCTCCGGCAGCATCCCACCCGTAAAAATCCGAGCGCACTGACCGCGTTCTAAGGGCTTAGGAACACCAGTTCCAGCCGGAATATCTGCATCAACAATACTCAGTTTTGTTGTCTGCGCTAAATCCTCATAGCGCAGGGCATAGCCATCCATTGCCGAATTGTCAAAGTGAGGGAAATCCATTGCGCTCGCCACATCGCGGGCAAGTACTCTACCTAAAGCATCGGTAAGTGCGATGCGATCGCGATCGCGATCTGGCTCAAAAGGTTGAACCAGGTTGAGAATGCATGTCTCTGCTTCTGTGACAGTAATCATATAGCGGTTTTCAGATAAAAACGAGAAGGGGTTTGGGGGTTTTGCCCCCAAGTAAGGGGTGGAACCCCCTTCACACTGTCAATAAAACCTGTTCTCAGTTGAAAACCGCTGTAAATAGTAAAGATCGTGTTATATTCCTAGCTTGATGAGAAAAGTTGCATTGACATAATTATAGAATATAGAGATTGTAAAATGTTTTACGGCGTTCCCGATAGCAGAATAGAAGAATTTAAACAAGCCCTTGGGAATATAAAAGATATTTTTGGGCAAATGTTTGCATCGGATATGTTAATTGCACTGCACAGAAATCTTACCTTTTGGACAGAGCCCGGATTTGAAAATAGCTTTCTCTCAACTGCGCGAGACAATCAAGAAAAGAGCCTGGCCTGGAGGCTCCATACGCTGACTTGGGCTGCCAGCCATGCTTTGCACGTTGAAGGAGACTTTGTAGAATGCGGCGTATTCCAAGGGTTTTCATCTGCAGTAATCTGTAAATATTTGAACTTTGCCACCATACCCAAACAATTTTATTTATACGATACCTTTTCCGGGCTGGCGGAGGAGACCTCCACTGAAAAAGAAAGAGAAAGTCGAAACCTTTACTATAAAAGTTTTGATAGCGATCTTCTCTTCCAGCAAGTTCAAAGTACTTTCTCAGCCTATCCAAATGTTAAAGTTATTAGAGGGATAGTGCCTCACTCTTTTGAAAAGGCAGTACCGGAGAAAATTGCTTATCTGCATATCGACATGAACTCGACTAAGGCTGAGATTCTGGCATTAGAAGCGTTATTCGACAAAATTTCACCAGGTGGAATGCTGATCTTAGATGACTTTGGTTGGCTAGCACATCAGGATCAAGCCTTAGCAGAAATAAAATTTATGAACGATCGCGGTTACAAAATTCTCGAACTGCCTACAGGGCAGGGATTAGTGCTTAAACGCTAAGTGTTGTCAGGACGAGTGGATCGCAAC includes:
- a CDS encoding 5-(carboxyamino)imidazole ribonucleotide synthase, whose translation is MTVGSKASLGQVLEIMGDRRLLKRIGVIGGGQLAWMMAIAAKQLGLALVVQAANKDEPAAAASDRMVIGEIDDFAATRAIAQMSDAITFENEFVNLKQLAELERVGVKFLPTLEMLGMLVDKYTQRQHLKKNHIPTPNFLSISDESDLLEAAQILGYPSVLKARRHGYDGKGTSIVKSESELLIAWEAMGKAPALLEAYVNFKAELAVMVARSESGARAIYPVVETQQVDQVCRRTIAPARVAPEVTIRAEAIAKNIVSSLNLVGIFGIELFLSGDDEVSVNEIAPRTHNSGHYTIEACPTSQFAQLLRVVSGMPLGDTHMTSPVAIMVNLLGYEISNSTYNSKRQQIAQIPNTFLHWYGKLNSKPGRKLGHATVLADDYAEAEAIADRIEQIWYE
- a CDS encoding RNA 2'-phosphotransferase produces the protein MSKNLESTSKFLSLVLRHRPETIGLALDEAGWANVESLIELATKHKHPLSRELIEEIVAKNDKKRFSLSADSSSIRANQGHSVKVNLGLAIAVPPELLYHGTATRFIESIKLHGLIPGSRQHVHLSFDIETAAKVGQRHGKPIVLIVKALQMYESGRSFYLSDNGVWLTESVPTTFIQFP
- a CDS encoding antibiotic biosynthesis monooxygenase family protein, which translates into the protein MTEFSDFLRHRFAYVAVGEFKPGKFAEAKQLFEQAIATYSQGFKGAYLLQEPGTDKGVAIIFWENMEDIEANQTDVYKEILNKMSHLFAKAPKTAFHEVCSLIHPSVASSALN
- the glp gene encoding gephyrin-like molybdotransferase Glp, translating into MITVTEAETCILNLVQPFEPDRDRDRIALTDALGRVLARDVASAMDFPHFDNSAMDGYALRYEDLAQTTKLSIVDADIPAGTGVPKPLERGQCARIFTGGMLPEGADTVVMQEDAERDGNSLNLKIEPQQGDYVRRRGEFYRAGSTLIPSGARISASELGVLAAAQCKIVDVYRQPVVAILSTGSELVDLYADRSLTPGQIIDSNQYALTALVKQAGAIAYPIGIVPDRQEELLAAITRAIAVADVVISSGGVSVGDYDYVDRLLDRIGADICIRACAIKPGKPLTVATIPARSQAEAPDRKSQRSKLYFGVPGNPASAMVCFWRFVRGAIAKLGGAEKSHWHPKFIKAIALGDLHAQGRRETYLWGNLSLSDGYWQFTPASNYSSGNPVSLAGTNGLAVLRVNQTYVPAGDEVLVMSV
- a CDS encoding TylF/MycF/NovP-related O-methyltransferase — translated: MFYGVPDSRIEEFKQALGNIKDIFGQMFASDMLIALHRNLTFWTEPGFENSFLSTARDNQEKSLAWRLHTLTWAASHALHVEGDFVECGVFQGFSSAVICKYLNFATIPKQFYLYDTFSGLAEETSTEKERESRNLYYKSFDSDLLFQQVQSTFSAYPNVKVIRGIVPHSFEKAVPEKIAYLHIDMNSTKAEILALEALFDKISPGGMLILDDFGWLAHQDQALAEIKFMNDRGYKILELPTGQGLVLKR